The Spirochaetota bacterium genome segment TATCAGAGACAACCCCGGGGACCGATACGCTGGTCCCGGGAGACGGGTGCCCTTGCGCGATAGGTGCGCCCCGCGTAGAGGCACCGTCTCCCGGGCGTAAGGGTTATGCGCGTCCTTGAGCGCCGCCGGACGGCACGCGCCCGGTGAACACGTAGAACCTGTCCCCGGGAAGCAGGCTCCGGGACCCCACACGGTCGAACCCCGCCTCGCGGAGCACGCCTTCCATTTCATCAACCGCGGGGAGAGGCCCGCAGTCCTTGGTGGCACAGCTCCAGAGGTTCAGGATCTCGCTCAGGGCGCTCCCGCCGGGGCACGGCGTCGTTACGAGGAGCATCCCCCCGGGCTTCAGGAAGGAGCGCACATGCCGGATAAGCTCCAGGCGCTCCCCGGCCGGGAAGTAATAGATGTTGTTGTACAGGCTCGCGAAATCGAAGCGCTCACCGGTGGTGTACTTCCTGATGTCGGTGTTCTCGATGACGGCCCGTCTATCGAGCCCCCAGTTTTTCATGTTTTCGCGCGCGTAGGCGGCGGCCTGGGCATTCAGCTCTATCCCCACGGCGGTGAGCATGGGGTTCCGCTCCGCCGCGCGGCGGATATAGATGCCGGACCCGCATCCTATCTCGAGGAGCCGCACGGCGCCCCTGCGCGGGATGGCCCGATCGATCACCTCCATCATCACGGGCTCGCCCAGGCGCGAAGAGCGCGCGATAAGCCGGCCGTCGTGGTCCTCAAGGCGCCATTTCTCGCCGCGTGCGCACTTTCCCGGCGTGCCCATGATGAGGTCATGGTGCAGGCTCATCGCCTCCTGGAACAGGGCCGCATGGGGGTCGCGTCCGGGCGGTGCGATCATGCGCGAGTACCCTTTAAGGGAAAAGCCGCGCGCGCCCTCGCGAAGCTCACCCACACGCACGCCCAGCCGAAGCCACGCCAGGAGCGCTGGATGGGTGCCCGCATCCTTCGCGAGTTTTGAGGCGATCCTCTCGAAGGGAAGGGGCCCGTCTACGAGCAGGCGTACAAGACCGCAGGAGAACGCCGAGGCGGCGAAGCTGAGCCTGTAGTAAGGGGTCAGAGCCCTC includes the following:
- a CDS encoding class I SAM-dependent methyltransferase — protein: MLPSLRSCRGSGSFRPSGRTIPVERRSSMRLTTVLDAVRQRTLFASIRSMRALTPYYRLSFAASAFSCGLVRLLVDGPLPFERIASKLAKDAGTHPALLAWLRLGVRVGELREGARGFSLKGYSRMIAPPGRDPHAALFQEAMSLHHDLIMGTPGKCARGEKWRLEDHDGRLIARSSRLGEPVMMEVIDRAIPRRGAVRLLEIGCGSGIYIRRAAERNPMLTAVGIELNAQAAAYARENMKNWGLDRRAVIENTDIRKYTTGERFDFASLYNNIYYFPAGERLELIRHVRSFLKPGGMLLVTTPCPGGSALSEILNLWSCATKDCGPLPAVDEMEGVLREAGFDRVGSRSLLPGDRFYVFTGRVPSGGAQGRA